Proteins co-encoded in one Flavobacterium sp. M31R6 genomic window:
- the bioD gene encoding dethiobiotin synthase yields MKLFITGISTDVGKTIASAIIVEALEADYWKPIQAGDVDHSDSHKVKSFISNKKTIIHSNSYLLNTPASPHLAAAIDGVTIDLKQIKEPIIQNHLVVEGAGGVFVPLNDTDCVIDLIQRDYKVIVVSRHYLGSINHTLLTIESLLNRKIVIGGIIFSGDENPSTESIILKKTGIKCIGRIEQEPYFDQNVIKEYADRFRENLLKLQ; encoded by the coding sequence ATGAAACTATTTATTACAGGAATTTCTACCGATGTAGGCAAAACGATTGCCTCTGCCATTATTGTCGAAGCTTTAGAAGCGGATTATTGGAAACCCATTCAAGCGGGTGATGTTGACCATTCCGACAGTCATAAAGTCAAATCTTTCATATCTAATAAAAAAACAATAATCCATTCGAACAGCTATTTGCTAAATACTCCAGCAAGTCCGCACCTTGCAGCTGCAATTGACGGAGTCACTATTGATTTGAAGCAAATAAAAGAGCCAATAATCCAAAACCATTTGGTTGTAGAAGGAGCAGGAGGAGTTTTCGTGCCTTTGAATGATACAGATTGCGTTATCGATTTAATCCAACGCGATTATAAAGTTATTGTGGTTTCAAGGCATTATCTGGGAAGTATCAATCATACCTTGCTTACGATCGAATCCTTGCTTAATCGTAAAATAGTGATTGGAGGAATTATTTTTTCAGGTGATGAAAATCCTTCAACCGAATCTATAATTCTGAAAAAGACTGGAATTAAATGTATTGGTAGAATAGAGCAAGAGCCTTATTTTGATCAAAATGTAATCAAGGAATACGCTGATCGATTTAGAGAGAATTTGTTAAAACTTCAATAG
- the atpD gene encoding F0F1 ATP synthase subunit beta, whose product MSKVIGKVAQIIGPVVDVVFNGKDVELPKIYDSLEITKKDGTLLVLEVQSHIGENTVRTISMDSTDGLSRGYEVVGTGNPIQMPIGADVYGRLFNVIGDAIDGLPALPKTGENGTSIHKQAPKFEDLSTSSEVLFTGIKVIDLIEPYSKGGKIGLFGGAGVGKTVLIQELINNIAKGHGGLSVFAGVGERTREGNDLLREMLESGIIKYGEEFMHSMENGGWDLSKVDLPGMRESKATFVFGQMNEPPGARARVALSGLSIAEYFRDGAGSDQGKDVLFFVDNIFRFTQAGSEVSALLGRMPSAVGYQPTLATEMGAMQERITSTNKGSITSVQAVYVPADDLTDPAPATTFAHLDATTVLSRKIAELGIYPAVDPLDSTSRILAPHIIGNEHYDCAQRVKEILQKYKQLQDIIAILGMEELSEDDKLAVSRARRVQRFLSQPFHVAEQFTGLKGVLVDIKDTIKGFNMIIDGELDHLPESAFNLKGTIEEAIEAGEKMLAEA is encoded by the coding sequence ATGTCAAAAGTAATAGGAAAAGTTGCCCAAATCATTGGACCAGTAGTCGATGTAGTTTTCAACGGAAAAGATGTTGAACTTCCAAAAATTTATGATTCATTAGAAATCACAAAAAAAGACGGAACGTTATTAGTTCTAGAAGTACAATCTCACATCGGTGAAAACACTGTTCGTACCATTTCGATGGATTCAACAGATGGTTTGAGCAGAGGTTATGAAGTAGTTGGAACAGGAAATCCTATCCAAATGCCAATCGGTGCGGATGTTTACGGTCGTTTGTTTAACGTAATTGGTGACGCTATTGACGGTTTGCCAGCTTTACCTAAAACAGGTGAAAACGGAACTTCAATTCACAAACAAGCTCCGAAATTCGAAGATTTATCTACATCTTCTGAAGTTTTATTTACAGGTATTAAAGTAATCGATTTGATTGAGCCTTACTCAAAAGGAGGTAAAATTGGATTGTTTGGTGGTGCTGGAGTAGGTAAAACAGTATTGATTCAGGAGTTGATCAACAATATTGCAAAAGGGCACGGTGGACTTTCTGTATTCGCAGGAGTAGGAGAAAGAACACGTGAAGGGAATGACTTACTTCGTGAGATGTTGGAGTCAGGAATTATAAAATACGGTGAGGAATTCATGCACTCTATGGAAAATGGAGGATGGGATTTATCTAAAGTAGATTTACCTGGAATGAGAGAGTCTAAAGCTACTTTCGTTTTTGGACAAATGAATGAACCTCCAGGAGCTCGTGCTCGTGTGGCACTTTCTGGATTATCTATCGCTGAATATTTCCGTGATGGAGCAGGTTCTGATCAAGGAAAAGATGTATTGTTCTTCGTTGATAATATCTTCCGTTTTACACAAGCAGGTTCTGAGGTTTCGGCTCTTTTAGGTCGTATGCCTTCTGCGGTAGGTTACCAACCAACATTGGCAACTGAAATGGGTGCGATGCAAGAGCGTATTACATCTACAAACAAAGGTTCTATTACATCTGTACAAGCGGTTTACGTTCCTGCGGATGACTTAACTGACCCGGCGCCAGCAACAACGTTTGCTCACCTTGATGCTACTACTGTATTGTCTCGTAAAATTGCTGAGTTAGGTATTTATCCTGCGGTGGATCCATTGGATTCTACTTCAAGAATCTTGGCACCTCACATTATCGGTAACGAGCATTATGACTGTGCACAAAGAGTAAAAGAAATTCTTCAAAAATACAAACAATTGCAAGATATTATCGCGATTCTAGGTATGGAAGAGTTGTCTGAAGATGATAAATTAGCGGTTTCAAGAGCTAGACGTGTACAACGTTTCTTGTCTCAACCTTTCCACGTTGCTGAGCAATTTACAGGATTAAAAGGTGTATTAGTTGATATCAAAGATACTATCAAAGGATTTAACATGATTATTGATGGTGAATTAGATCACTTGCCAGAATCAGCTTTCAACCTTAAAGGTACTATTGAAGAAGCTATCGAGGCTGGAGAAAAAATGTTGGCGGAAGCTTAA
- a CDS encoding porin family protein, whose product MKKSFFFIALFFSFHTVESQVIMSLIFGDKLNSPNIEFGLEGGANFSAISNLDSDYRRDFNLGFYFDFNLKNPSWMFNTGVIVKSTMGAKDIAVYSLNDEKLDAVFAEGSVKRNINYFNVPLMIKYKFDNNIYVKAGTQLGLLSTANDLFRQNYNGEDVEYKNNIRDKIHVVDAGLVIGAGYRIKTKYGMNVGLQYYYGLVPLLKGDDSSTQYNRSLYITAGLPIGKGKAGKRAAEKTAAEKKASEEGTSFPKN is encoded by the coding sequence ATGAAAAAAAGTTTCTTCTTCATTGCATTATTTTTTAGTTTTCATACTGTTGAATCCCAAGTGATAATGTCCTTAATCTTTGGAGATAAATTGAATTCTCCTAATATTGAATTTGGTTTGGAAGGAGGTGCCAATTTTTCGGCTATTTCAAATCTGGATTCGGATTATAGGAGGGATTTCAATTTGGGTTTTTATTTCGATTTTAATCTAAAGAACCCTTCCTGGATGTTCAACACGGGAGTAATCGTAAAATCGACAATGGGTGCCAAAGACATAGCGGTTTATTCGTTGAATGACGAGAAATTAGATGCTGTATTTGCTGAAGGTTCTGTCAAAAGAAATATAAACTATTTTAATGTTCCTTTGATGATTAAATATAAGTTTGACAATAACATTTATGTAAAGGCAGGTACGCAATTGGGGCTTTTGTCCACGGCTAATGATTTGTTCCGTCAAAATTATAATGGGGAGGATGTCGAGTATAAAAACAATATACGCGACAAGATTCATGTTGTCGATGCCGGTTTGGTAATTGGCGCTGGGTATCGAATAAAAACCAAGTACGGTATGAATGTTGGTTTGCAGTATTATTATGGATTGGTTCCGCTTCTAAAAGGGGATGACAGTTCAACCCAATACAATCGCTCCCTTTATATAACTGCGGGATTGCCTATAGGAAAAGGCAAAGCAGGAAAAAGGGCTGCTGAAAAGACAGCCGCCGAAAAGAAAGCATCGGAAGAAGGAACCTCTTTTCCTAAAAATTAA
- a CDS encoding SGNH/GDSL hydrolase family protein, with the protein MIKNFKWLLLVSLSFVACNNNDDEDAVVEIPITPGSATFTSYVALGDSFAAGYSDGALFKAGQSNSYVNILSQQLVPAGGGAFTTPLMADNIGGLLLGGNVIAGTRLYFNGKGPVPVSGKPTTEVTNHLAGTFNNLGIPGAKSYHLLAAGYGNTAGVASGKANPYYARFATSGTTTVLADALAQNPTFFSLFIGGNDVLAYATSGGIGVNQTGNIDPSTYGSNDITDPNVFANVYNALATNLTAKGAKGVVANLPYVTTLPYFTTVPYNPVPLTAASATQLNAGYAQYNGGLQAMVTNKLLTAEEATRRTIKFVAGNNAVVIVDSYLTNLSAYGLPSYRQVTKEDLVVLTARTFIGTAVGGDPTKVNGVSVPLADQWVLSKDEIKEVQIATDAYNKTISAIAESKGLAFVDAKSAMMQLSTTGVRFGNYHMTAAYVTGGAFSLDGVHPSPRGYAYIANLFVNAINAKYGATLRNVDLAQYQIQYPATIQ; encoded by the coding sequence ATGATAAAAAATTTCAAATGGCTACTATTGGTTTCTCTAAGCTTTGTAGCATGTAATAATAATGATGATGAAGATGCAGTAGTTGAAATTCCAATTACACCTGGTTCAGCCACTTTTACTAGCTATGTGGCTTTGGGGGATTCTTTTGCAGCAGGATATAGTGATGGGGCTCTTTTTAAAGCGGGGCAATCTAATTCGTATGTGAATATATTGTCTCAACAGTTGGTGCCGGCAGGAGGTGGTGCTTTTACAACTCCGTTAATGGCTGATAATATTGGAGGGTTATTGTTGGGGGGTAATGTAATTGCTGGGACACGTTTGTATTTTAACGGAAAAGGACCAGTTCCAGTATCTGGAAAGCCAACTACAGAAGTTACGAATCACCTAGCGGGGACTTTTAATAATTTGGGTATTCCTGGAGCCAAAAGTTATCATTTGCTTGCTGCGGGATATGGAAATACTGCGGGTGTGGCCTCGGGTAAAGCAAATCCATATTATGCACGTTTTGCCACTTCGGGTACAACTACCGTATTAGCAGATGCTTTGGCTCAAAATCCAACTTTCTTTTCTTTATTTATTGGTGGAAATGATGTTTTAGCTTATGCTACATCCGGAGGTATTGGTGTAAATCAAACTGGGAATATAGATCCTTCTACTTATGGCTCAAATGATATTACTGATCCTAATGTTTTTGCGAATGTGTATAACGCTTTAGCGACTAATTTGACAGCAAAAGGAGCAAAAGGGGTAGTGGCTAATTTGCCATACGTGACAACTTTGCCTTATTTTACTACGGTTCCTTATAATCCAGTTCCATTAACTGCGGCTTCGGCGACACAATTGAATGCTGGTTATGCGCAATATAATGGTGGATTGCAAGCTATGGTTACTAATAAGTTGTTGACTGCAGAGGAAGCGACAAGAAGAACAATTAAATTTGTAGCAGGCAATAATGCGGTAGTTATAGTAGATAGTTATTTGACTAATTTGTCGGCTTATGGTCTTCCGTCTTATAGACAGGTGACTAAAGAAGATTTGGTTGTATTGACTGCTAGAACTTTCATTGGAACTGCTGTTGGAGGTGATCCAACAAAAGTGAATGGAGTTTCTGTTCCTTTAGCGGATCAATGGGTACTTTCAAAAGATGAAATTAAAGAAGTGCAAATTGCTACTGATGCTTACAATAAAACCATAAGTGCAATTGCGGAATCAAAAGGATTAGCATTTGTGGATGCTAAATCAGCTATGATGCAATTATCCACTACAGGGGTTCGCTTTGGGAATTATCACATGACTGCAGCATATGTTACAGGAGGTGCGTTTTCATTGGATGGTGTGCATCCTAGTCCAAGAGGATATGCTTATATTGCTAATCTTTTTGTGAATGCTATAAATGCTAAATACGGAGCGACTTTAAGAAACGTGGATTTGGCTCAATATCAAATTCAGTATCCTGCAACTATACAATAA
- a CDS encoding regulatory protein RecX — MKEVYSLKEAKLKIEHFCAYQERCHEEVVSKLWSMKLDPNEIDEVIVHLIEHNFLNEARFACSFARGKHRIKHWGKIRITNELKIRKINQTLINLALKEIEPEEYIATFEELAERNWKSITETNALKKRKKFCDYMLRRGFESNLIYDKVKELENGNTD, encoded by the coding sequence ATGAAAGAAGTCTATTCCCTCAAAGAAGCCAAATTAAAAATTGAACATTTTTGTGCCTATCAAGAGCGCTGTCATGAAGAAGTGGTATCGAAATTGTGGAGTATGAAACTAGATCCAAACGAAATAGACGAAGTCATCGTGCATCTTATTGAGCACAATTTTCTCAACGAGGCTCGGTTTGCCTGTAGTTTTGCCCGAGGAAAACATCGCATCAAGCATTGGGGAAAAATTCGAATTACGAACGAACTGAAAATTAGAAAAATTAATCAAACCTTGATCAATCTTGCCCTAAAAGAAATTGAACCCGAAGAATATATTGCCACGTTTGAGGAACTCGCCGAAAGAAATTGGAAATCCATTACAGAAACCAATGCTCTCAAAAAAAGAAAGAAATTTTGCGATTATATGCTTCGCAGAGGATTTGAAAGCAATTTGATTTATGACAAGGTGAAAGAACTGGAGAACGGAAACACAGATTAA
- the bioA gene encoding adenosylmethionine--8-amino-7-oxononanoate transaminase — MTLIERDSQHLWHPYTQHKTAALPIAITKGEGALLWDENNKQYIDAIASWWVNPYGHSNKFIADAIYKQLTTLEHVLFGGFTHEPAIILAEKLLAILPMNQKKVFFSDNGSTSVEVAIKVALQYFYNKGEKRKTIIAFENAFHGDTFAAMAASGISFYTQAFQGMFIDVVRIPVPVKGQEHFSFDALHEVIKNNDCAGFIFEPLVQGAAGMVMYQPEALDKLLQICQENNVLTIADEVMTGFGKTGKTFASDYLTQKPDMMCLSKALTGGTIPMAITTFTSALFDAFYDEDINKALFHGHTFTANPTGCAAALASLSLLETVEMQQNLIRINKSHLDFKKRVENHPMVTASRVLGVIFALEIKTETSASYYGTLRNRLYDFFIENGVILRPVGNIVYILPPYVITDSQLQRVYEVVESALEIV; from the coding sequence ATGACTTTAATCGAACGAGACAGCCAACATCTTTGGCATCCTTATACACAACATAAAACGGCTGCACTTCCAATTGCTATCACCAAAGGAGAAGGCGCTTTACTTTGGGATGAAAACAATAAACAATATATAGACGCCATCGCTTCGTGGTGGGTGAATCCATATGGGCATTCCAATAAGTTCATTGCCGATGCGATTTATAAACAGTTGACAACATTGGAACATGTTTTGTTTGGAGGATTTACTCACGAACCTGCAATTATTTTAGCCGAAAAGCTATTGGCTATTTTACCGATGAATCAAAAGAAAGTTTTTTTTTCCGATAATGGATCTACATCTGTTGAAGTGGCAATCAAAGTGGCTTTGCAGTATTTTTATAATAAAGGCGAAAAGAGAAAAACGATTATAGCTTTCGAAAATGCCTTTCATGGGGATACTTTTGCCGCTATGGCTGCCAGTGGAATTTCGTTTTATACGCAGGCATTTCAAGGAATGTTTATTGATGTGGTTCGGATTCCCGTGCCTGTGAAAGGGCAGGAGCATTTCAGTTTTGATGCCTTGCATGAAGTAATCAAGAATAATGATTGTGCAGGATTTATATTTGAACCCTTGGTGCAGGGAGCTGCGGGTATGGTGATGTATCAACCCGAAGCATTGGACAAATTGCTTCAAATTTGCCAAGAAAATAATGTCCTTACGATTGCCGATGAGGTAATGACGGGTTTCGGGAAAACAGGAAAAACTTTTGCCAGTGATTATTTGACCCAAAAACCCGATATGATGTGTTTGTCTAAAGCCTTGACGGGTGGAACGATCCCGATGGCAATCACGACTTTTACTTCAGCTCTTTTTGATGCGTTTTATGACGAAGATATCAACAAGGCATTATTTCACGGACATACTTTTACCGCAAATCCGACGGGTTGCGCTGCAGCTCTGGCAAGTCTTTCTTTGTTGGAAACCGTAGAAATGCAACAAAATTTGATCCGAATCAATAAAAGCCATTTGGATTTCAAAAAGCGGGTTGAAAACCATCCCATGGTTACGGCAAGTAGAGTGCTGGGCGTTATTTTTGCATTGGAAATAAAAACAGAAACTTCGGCAAGCTATTACGGAACGCTACGCAATAGGCTCTATGATTTTTTTATTGAAAATGGGGTGATTCTTCGTCCTGTTGGGAACATCGTTTATATTTTGCCACCTTATGTGATTACAGATTCACAATTGCAAAGAGTGTATGAAGTGGTCGAAAGTGCTTTGGAAATAGTTTAG
- a CDS encoding beta-ketoacyl synthase N-terminal-like domain-containing protein, with protein sequence MSQIISITAIASISSLGNSSETIWKNYLSDNPCFSTQFLDHQNTAVAALDEESKAEVEVLRQSDIKYKSLDKSVLFAMVASRKAMKKAGWTKGAEFGINIGSSRGATDLFEKHFQEYLETGKAQTLASPTTTLGNISSWVAHDLQSEGPEISHSITCSTALHAVLNGVAWLRAGMSDKFLVGGSEAPLTDFTIGQMRALKIYSKSEEQYPNRAFDLDKKQNTMILGEGAGVCCLEIGKKENAIAFIEGIGYATEILEHNISISAEATCFQKSMKMALENIDISEVDAIVMHAPGTIKGDLTEYKAIEKVFGESLPLLTTNKWKIGHTFGASGILSMEMAILMMQHNQFIGVPFAEAQKQTKSIKKVLVNAVGFGGNAVSVLLSL encoded by the coding sequence TTGTCACAAATTATCTCCATAACAGCAATAGCTTCCATTTCGTCATTAGGAAATTCATCGGAAACGATTTGGAAAAATTATCTATCGGACAATCCTTGTTTCTCGACACAATTTTTGGATCATCAAAATACGGCCGTTGCTGCACTTGATGAGGAATCCAAGGCAGAAGTCGAAGTGTTACGGCAATCGGATATAAAATACAAATCCTTAGATAAATCGGTATTGTTTGCGATGGTGGCTTCCCGCAAAGCCATGAAAAAAGCAGGCTGGACAAAAGGAGCTGAATTTGGAATTAACATTGGATCTTCTCGCGGTGCAACCGACTTATTTGAAAAGCATTTTCAAGAATATTTAGAAACAGGAAAAGCTCAAACTTTGGCTTCGCCAACGACCACTTTGGGAAATATTTCCTCCTGGGTGGCACACGATTTACAAAGTGAAGGCCCTGAGATTTCGCATTCCATTACATGTTCTACAGCTTTGCATGCCGTACTCAACGGTGTGGCTTGGTTAAGGGCGGGTATGTCCGATAAATTTTTGGTTGGTGGAAGCGAAGCTCCTTTGACGGATTTTACAATTGGTCAAATGCGAGCCTTGAAAATTTACTCCAAGAGCGAAGAACAATATCCCAATAGAGCTTTCGATTTGGACAAAAAGCAAAATACCATGATTTTGGGTGAAGGTGCTGGAGTGTGCTGTCTTGAAATCGGAAAAAAAGAAAATGCCATCGCATTTATTGAAGGTATTGGTTATGCGACCGAGATTTTGGAACATAATATTTCGATTTCGGCGGAAGCAACTTGTTTTCAGAAATCGATGAAAATGGCACTGGAAAATATTGATATTTCTGAAGTGGATGCTATTGTCATGCATGCTCCCGGAACGATAAAAGGAGATTTGACTGAGTACAAAGCAATTGAGAAAGTCTTTGGCGAAAGCCTGCCTTTGTTAACTACTAATAAATGGAAAATCGGGCATACTTTTGGTGCTTCTGGTATTTTGAGTATGGAAATGGCCATTTTGATGATGCAACACAATCAGTTCATCGGAGTGCCTTTTGCGGAAGCGCAAAAACAAACAAAATCCATAAAGAAAGTTTTGGTTAATGCTGTTGGTTTTGGAGGGAATGCTGTTAGTGTGCTTTTGAGTTTATAA
- a CDS encoding DUF4136 domain-containing protein, with product MNIKKRTLGIIPMLFLGLFFSCGPTVTVTQDYDRAVNFSEFKTFATFDLSAQKGQVNQLNVDRVTKAIRAEMTAKGFKETSDNPDLKVNAVAILKNKTQVTANSNYYGYGGMYRPYGYWGGGAVMGGGSTTFNTYNYVDGSLVIDIISTKTDKLVWQGIGNAEIDNKPDNPEEFINSSVKSIMAGFPPGAAKK from the coding sequence ATGAACATTAAAAAAAGAACATTAGGTATAATCCCAATGCTGTTTTTGGGATTGTTTTTTAGCTGTGGCCCAACCGTAACCGTTACTCAGGATTATGACCGCGCAGTTAATTTTAGCGAATTCAAAACTTTTGCAACTTTTGATTTGAGTGCACAGAAAGGCCAGGTAAACCAATTAAACGTAGATCGAGTTACAAAAGCAATTCGCGCAGAAATGACTGCCAAAGGTTTTAAAGAAACAAGTGATAATCCTGATTTAAAAGTAAATGCAGTAGCGATTTTAAAAAACAAAACACAGGTTACTGCCAATTCAAATTACTATGGTTATGGTGGTATGTATCGCCCTTACGGATATTGGGGTGGAGGTGCAGTGATGGGAGGAGGCTCGACAACATTTAACACTTATAATTATGTTGACGGCTCCTTGGTTATTGATATTATATCCACAAAAACCGACAAACTAGTTTGGCAGGGTATTGGTAATGCCGAAATTGACAACAAACCAGACAATCCTGAAGAATTTATTAATAGTTCCGTAAAAAGCATTATGGCAGGTTTCCCTCCCGGAGCAGCTAAAAAATAA
- a CDS encoding F0F1 ATP synthase subunit epsilon — translation MLLEIVSPEAKLFSGEITSISVPGVDGRFQMLNNHAPIVSLLQKGTINITAPAFDLNEETASLFTKVNDQNYTLEIASGTLELKDNKVIVLAD, via the coding sequence ATGTTATTAGAAATAGTATCACCAGAAGCGAAATTATTTTCAGGAGAAATCACTTCTATTTCTGTTCCAGGAGTAGATGGTCGTTTTCAAATGTTGAATAACCACGCGCCAATAGTTTCATTGTTGCAGAAAGGAACAATTAATATTACTGCTCCTGCCTTTGATTTAAACGAAGAAACTGCCAGTTTATTTACCAAAGTAAATGATCAAAATTATACTTTAGAAATTGCCTCAGGTACTCTTGAGTTAAAGGATAATAAAGTAATTGTTTTAGCAGATTAA
- a CDS encoding pyridoxal phosphate-dependent aminotransferase family protein has translation MNFPKKLSDKLESRRQNKSLRILPQPNELIDFASNDYIGFSKSEVIFNATHQFLLDHNIKSNGATGSRLISGNHTLYTATENYIAQFHQSESALLFNSGYDANVGFFSSVPQKGDLILYDELCHASIRDGIQLSNAKSYKFRHNDFEDLELLIQRNPNTLIYIVTETVFSMDGDCPNMEELIAVSGKYNCYLVVDEAHALGVFGEKGEGLIQHLHLQDKIFARIMTFGKGLGCHGAVVLGSEELKSYLVNFARSFIYTTGLSPHSVATILMGYHHLEKDKKALESLRDNIVFFNQVKKMLYLSPLFIRSKSAIQSVIIPGNEKVKSIAVALQQNGFDVKAILSPTVPEGQERLRFCLHSFNSKEEITKVLTLLSSFVY, from the coding sequence ATGAATTTTCCAAAAAAACTGTCCGATAAACTAGAGTCACGAAGACAAAACAAATCATTACGTATTCTTCCGCAACCTAATGAATTAATTGATTTTGCTTCTAACGATTATATTGGTTTTTCAAAATCGGAAGTAATTTTCAATGCAACCCATCAATTTTTATTGGATCATAACATAAAAAGCAATGGCGCCACTGGATCGCGATTAATTTCCGGCAATCACACTTTATATACCGCAACCGAAAATTATATTGCTCAATTCCATCAATCGGAATCGGCTTTGTTGTTTAATTCTGGGTATGATGCTAATGTTGGTTTTTTTAGTTCCGTTCCCCAAAAAGGCGATTTGATTTTGTATGATGAACTCTGTCACGCTTCCATCAGGGACGGAATCCAATTGTCGAATGCGAAGTCCTATAAATTCAGGCACAATGATTTTGAAGATTTGGAGCTGTTGATTCAACGTAATCCTAACACCTTAATTTACATCGTAACAGAAACTGTTTTTTCGATGGACGGTGACTGCCCAAATATGGAAGAATTGATTGCTGTTTCTGGGAAATACAACTGCTATTTAGTGGTTGATGAAGCACATGCTTTGGGTGTTTTTGGAGAAAAAGGGGAAGGATTAATTCAGCATTTGCATTTGCAGGACAAAATATTTGCCCGAATTATGACTTTTGGCAAAGGCTTGGGCTGTCACGGCGCAGTGGTTTTGGGCTCGGAGGAATTAAAATCATATCTCGTTAATTTTGCCCGAAGTTTTATATACACCACAGGGCTTTCTCCCCATTCGGTAGCCACTATTTTAATGGGATATCACCATTTGGAAAAAGATAAAAAGGCTCTTGAATCACTTCGTGATAATATTGTTTTTTTTAATCAAGTAAAAAAAATGCTGTATTTGAGTCCGCTTTTTATTCGGAGTAAATCGGCGATTCAAAGTGTTATTATTCCAGGAAACGAAAAGGTAAAAAGTATTGCTGTTGCTTTGCAACAAAATGGTTTTGATGTTAAAGCGATACTGTCGCCAACTGTTCCCGAAGGACAGGAAAGACTGCGTTTTTGTTTGCACAGCTTTAATAGCAAAGAAGAAATAACCAAAGTATTGACGTTGTTGAGTAGCTTTGTATATTAA